A genomic region of Pseudomonas sp. KU43P contains the following coding sequences:
- the def gene encoding peptide deformylase, protein MIRDILKMGDERLLRIAPPVPDHLIGSAELQQLIDDMFQTMRHVGGVGLAAPQIGIDLQLVIFGFERSERYPDAEAVPQTILINPVITPLSTEVEDGWEGCLSVPGLRGVVPRYKHISYAGIDPQGNAIDRVADGFHARVVQHECDHLIGRLYPSRIQDFAKFGYTEVLFPGLDPSDD, encoded by the coding sequence ATGATCCGTGACATCCTCAAGATGGGCGACGAGCGCTTGCTGCGCATCGCCCCACCGGTGCCCGACCACCTGATCGGCAGCGCTGAACTGCAGCAACTGATCGACGACATGTTCCAGACCATGCGCCATGTCGGCGGGGTAGGGCTGGCCGCGCCGCAGATCGGCATCGACCTGCAACTGGTGATATTCGGTTTCGAGCGCAGCGAGCGCTACCCGGATGCCGAGGCGGTGCCGCAGACCATTCTGATCAACCCGGTGATCACGCCGCTGAGCACCGAGGTCGAGGACGGCTGGGAGGGTTGCCTGTCCGTCCCGGGGTTGCGTGGCGTGGTACCACGCTACAAGCACATCAGTTATGCCGGCATCGACCCGCAGGGCAATGCGATCGATCGGGTTGCCGATGGCTTCCATGCACGGGTGGTACAGCATGAATGCGATCACCTGATCGGGCGGCTGTACCCGTCACGCATCCAGGATTTTGCCAAGTTCGGTTACACCGAAGTGCTGTTCCCCGGGCTGGACCCCAGCGACGACTGA
- a CDS encoding nitrous oxide reductase family maturation protein NosD encodes MRLMPLLAALLPLLPLPALAAAPASETLLVNRYTDDGQPGTLRWAIETSNQQPGHYRIEIAAVGQAPYVIRPTRALPEIEGPVSITGLPWARDGQYVAIDGAGYIKDQGVRTCPGALPGQFGTNVRTTTNPGLVLRDTQGVHLSGLEVRNFCIGILVNRASHNVIEDNRIAANKGGAGIMLTGDDGAGNPTATSTINNKVLRNQLIDNGDGLELTRGAAFNLVADNLFRSTAANPEPSQGIEILLGNDNTVVRNRFEHYSDGLQINWGKRNYLGANTFSGNSIGVSVTGEGNILDGNLIHGNRIGVALRPEPEVTATRLTGNRIWGNSQDIRRCEAGGSCVANQRTGAIVFGVPAQAHALYVGSRGVGADLPAKDQAIICDAQGEPKPCQPLPNHNQSAPRLLALEGNVLRGEVQGPVSSLLRVEVFGNAQAEGTEAEQYLGEVLVNSDEKGLARFAQPLENDGELRSFTATVTTTDGATSELSLPIRR; translated from the coding sequence ATGCGCCTCATGCCTCTGCTCGCGGCCTTGCTGCCGCTGTTGCCCCTGCCTGCACTCGCCGCCGCACCGGCCAGTGAAACCTTGCTGGTCAACCGCTATACCGACGATGGCCAGCCCGGCACACTGCGCTGGGCAATCGAGACCAGCAACCAGCAACCCGGCCACTACCGCATCGAAATCGCCGCAGTCGGCCAGGCCCCGTATGTCATCCGCCCGACCCGCGCCCTGCCGGAAATCGAAGGCCCGGTGAGCATCACCGGCCTGCCCTGGGCGCGCGATGGGCAATACGTCGCCATCGATGGCGCCGGCTACATCAAGGACCAGGGTGTACGCACCTGCCCCGGCGCCCTGCCCGGCCAGTTCGGCACCAACGTGCGCACCACCACCAACCCCGGGCTGGTACTGCGTGATACCCAAGGTGTGCACCTGAGCGGCCTGGAGGTGCGCAACTTCTGCATCGGCATCCTGGTCAACCGCGCAAGCCACAACGTCATCGAAGACAACCGTATCGCCGCCAACAAGGGCGGTGCAGGCATCATGCTCACCGGCGACGATGGCGCCGGCAACCCCACGGCCACCAGCACGATCAACAACAAGGTGCTGCGCAACCAGCTCATCGACAATGGCGATGGCTTGGAACTGACCCGTGGCGCGGCGTTCAACCTGGTGGCCGACAACCTGTTCCGTTCAACCGCCGCCAACCCCGAGCCGTCGCAAGGCATCGAGATTCTGCTGGGCAACGACAACACGGTGGTGCGCAACCGCTTCGAGCATTACTCGGACGGCCTGCAAATCAACTGGGGCAAGCGCAACTACCTGGGTGCCAATACCTTCAGCGGCAACTCGATCGGCGTCAGCGTGACCGGCGAAGGCAACATCCTCGACGGCAACCTGATCCATGGCAACCGCATTGGCGTGGCCCTGCGCCCGGAGCCGGAGGTAACCGCCACGCGTCTGACGGGCAACCGTATCTGGGGTAACAGCCAGGACATCCGCCGCTGCGAGGCAGGCGGTTCATGCGTGGCCAACCAGCGCACCGGGGCCATCGTCTTCGGTGTGCCGGCCCAGGCCCACGCCTTGTATGTGGGCTCGCGTGGCGTGGGGGCGGACCTGCCGGCGAAGGACCAGGCGATCATTTGCGATGCCCAAGGCGAGCCCAAGCCGTGCCAGCCGCTGCCCAACCACAATCAGTCGGCACCACGGCTGCTGGCGCTGGAGGGCAATGTGCTGCGTGGCGAGGTACAAGGGCCGGTGTCGAGCCTGTTGCGGGTCGAGGTGTTTGGCAATGCCCAGGCCGAGGGGACTGAAGCCGAGCAGTATCTGGGGGAAGTGCTGGTGAACAGCGATGAGAAAGGCCTGGCGCGGTTTGCCCAGCCCCTGGAAAACGACGGTGAACTGCGCAGCTTCACTGCGACCGTGACGACCACCGATGGGGCGACTTCCGAATTGAGCCTGCCGATTCGTCGTTGA
- a CDS encoding DUF6279 family lipoprotein, with amino-acid sequence MPLRLSKALLIILGFALALAACTRIDLAYRNLDRLVPWSLGDYLAMNREQKALLDERLKKHLAWHCQTQLPGYLDWLDRVRDMVAEDQVTDQALQQRTAEARQAIGRVAEQITPSATELLRGMSDAQVTKMREAFREDISERQKLYADTPLPKQIARRAERMEKRLTPWFGELTAAQRLRVLAWSQALGDQNRESIANRAHWQQQLLLAMNQRTDQSFEPRLAQLLQRKESLWTPEYRIAFQNSEQQSRSLLVDLLHQSTPAQRQFLQEQLAKVRTDFSELKCMKG; translated from the coding sequence ATGCCTCTACGCCTGTCCAAAGCCCTGCTCATCATCCTAGGCTTCGCCCTGGCACTGGCGGCCTGCACTCGCATCGACCTGGCCTACCGCAACCTTGACCGGTTGGTGCCCTGGTCGTTGGGCGACTACCTGGCCATGAACCGCGAGCAGAAGGCATTGCTCGACGAACGGCTGAAAAAACACCTCGCTTGGCATTGCCAGACGCAACTGCCGGGCTATCTGGACTGGCTCGACCGGGTGCGCGACATGGTGGCCGAGGACCAGGTCACCGACCAGGCCCTGCAGCAGCGTACCGCCGAAGCCCGCCAGGCGATCGGCCGCGTCGCCGAACAGATCACCCCTTCGGCCACCGAGCTGCTGCGCGGGATGAGCGATGCGCAGGTCACGAAAATGCGCGAAGCGTTCCGTGAAGACATCAGCGAGCGCCAGAAGCTGTACGCCGATACGCCCCTGCCCAAGCAGATTGCCCGCCGCGCCGAGCGCATGGAAAAACGCCTCACCCCCTGGTTCGGCGAGCTCACTGCCGCCCAGCGCCTGCGGGTGCTGGCCTGGTCGCAGGCACTGGGTGACCAGAACCGCGAGTCGATCGCCAACCGCGCGCATTGGCAGCAGCAGTTGCTGCTGGCGATGAACCAGCGCACCGACCAAAGCTTCGAGCCGCGCCTGGCGCAACTGCTGCAACGCAAGGAAAGCCTATGGACGCCGGAGTACCGCATCGCCTTTCAGAACAGCGAGCAACAGTCACGCAGCCTGCTGGTCGACCTGCTGCACCAGAGCACGCCGGCGCAGCGTCAGTTCCTGCAGGAGCAGTTGGCCAAAGTGCGTACCGACTTCAGTGAGCTCAAGTGCATGAAGGGTTGA
- a CDS encoding YciI family protein, with translation MKYLCLVYCDEGLLHSLPDSPEDAECMAYAETLQGSGRMIAAEALKPVQTATTVRMRAGHMSLTDGPFAETKEQLAGFYLVDARDLNEAINIAKGIPAARVGSVEVRPVRDLQP, from the coding sequence ATGAAATACCTGTGCCTGGTCTATTGTGACGAAGGGCTGCTGCACAGCCTGCCCGACAGCCCGGAAGACGCTGAATGCATGGCCTACGCCGAAACGCTGCAGGGCTCCGGGCGCATGATCGCCGCCGAGGCGCTCAAGCCTGTGCAGACTGCCACCACGGTGCGCATGCGGGCCGGGCACATGAGCCTGACCGACGGCCCGTTCGCGGAAACCAAGGAACAACTGGCGGGCTTTTACCTGGTCGATGCCCGCGACCTCAACGAGGCCATCAATATCGCCAAGGGCATCCCCGCCGCGCGGGTCGGCAGCGTTGAAGTGAGGCCGGTGCGCGACCTGCAACCCTGA
- a CDS encoding PLP-dependent aminotransferase family protein → MWTPELADDGQPRYLALVDAIARAIESGTLKVGERLPPQRRLAWKLGLNPSTTQQAYREAAARHLVAGEVGRGTYVLAGSREATLFRLKQHDSQGMLVDLSTNVPVADPANQDLQASLQALLAQGQTHLLDHYLGPQQLLLGRIQGARWLSNRGLSLSAEQLLPCGGAQQALTLLLQSFCQAGEPVLLESLTAPGIKAACRQLRLPVHGVALDDQGLLPQDLDRAARASGARVLVTTPALHNPTGACMGEARRQAIAEVVERLGLLVIEDDVYGALSDHTPLYPLLGTRGILISSLSKTVAAGLRLGWIVADPGLLEQVDPHAGASHWPVSPLNLQIACQWIEDGTAARRLAWQREEVAVRWRLARQLLGGAIHNASEPSPHVWVAASRGADNVVAGCRAQGVEVVPASVFAIGASEVQAVRISLSAASSRATLKRGLEVVRQVLAGPPPLPHSS, encoded by the coding sequence ATGTGGACGCCTGAACTGGCCGACGATGGCCAGCCCCGCTACCTGGCGCTGGTCGACGCCATCGCCCGCGCCATCGAAAGCGGCACGCTCAAGGTCGGTGAGCGCCTGCCACCCCAGCGCCGCCTGGCTTGGAAGCTGGGGCTCAACCCCAGCACCACCCAACAGGCCTATCGCGAAGCGGCGGCCCGCCACCTGGTGGCGGGTGAAGTCGGGCGCGGCACCTATGTGCTGGCGGGCAGCCGAGAGGCCACGCTGTTTCGCCTCAAGCAGCACGATAGCCAAGGCATGCTGGTTGACCTGTCGACCAATGTGCCGGTAGCCGACCCTGCCAACCAGGACTTGCAAGCGAGCCTGCAGGCTTTGCTGGCGCAGGGGCAGACGCACCTGCTCGATCATTACCTCGGCCCACAACAACTGTTGCTGGGTCGCATTCAGGGCGCTCGCTGGTTGAGCAACCGCGGCCTGTCGCTGTCGGCTGAGCAGTTGCTGCCCTGCGGCGGTGCCCAGCAGGCCCTGACCTTGCTGCTGCAGTCGTTCTGCCAGGCCGGTGAACCGGTATTGCTCGAATCGCTCACTGCCCCCGGTATCAAGGCGGCCTGCCGACAACTGCGCCTGCCGGTCCACGGTGTGGCTCTGGATGACCAGGGCCTGCTGCCGCAGGACCTTGACCGAGCTGCCAGGGCCAGTGGCGCACGGGTTCTGGTGACCACCCCAGCCCTGCACAACCCGACCGGTGCGTGCATGGGTGAAGCGCGCCGCCAGGCCATCGCCGAGGTGGTCGAGCGTCTGGGGCTGCTGGTGATCGAGGATGATGTGTATGGCGCACTCAGCGACCACACCCCGCTTTACCCGCTGCTGGGCACGCGCGGCATCCTCATCAGCAGCCTGTCGAAGACGGTGGCCGCCGGGTTGCGCCTAGGCTGGATCGTGGCAGACCCTGGCCTGCTGGAGCAGGTCGACCCGCATGCCGGGGCCAGCCATTGGCCGGTGTCGCCCTTGAACCTGCAGATCGCCTGCCAATGGATCGAAGACGGTACGGCGGCGCGGCGTTTGGCCTGGCAGCGTGAGGAAGTTGCCGTGCGCTGGCGCCTTGCGCGCCAGTTGCTGGGGGGGGCGATACACAATGCGAGCGAGCCTTCACCGCATGTGTGGGTGGCAGCTTCGCGGGGGGCTGACAACGTAGTGGCCGGGTGCAGGGCGCAGGGGGTGGAGGTGGTGCCAGCGAGTGTTTTCGCCATTGGCGCAAGCGAGGTGCAGGCGGTGCGTATCAGCCTGTCGGCGGCGAGCAGTCGGGCGACGTTGAAACGGGGGCTGGAGGTGGTGCGGCAGGTGTTGGCAGGGCCCCCACCGCTACCCCACAGCTCTTGA
- a CDS encoding S1 RNA-binding domain-containing protein — MALLGRYNSLQIVKHVEFGLYLDGGADGEILLPGRYIPKDAETEVDDWLNVFIYLDSEDQLIATTEKPKVQVGEFASLKVKDINGAGIFLDWGLSKDLLMPYSEEARPLKVGDYCVVHVYLDKRTRRITATSRLDRYLDRTPADYPIGQPVELLVAGQTPMGFKAIINNRHWGLIHKNEVFKFLRSGMHEKGYIKEVRHDGKIALSLQPVGQALAEGLHEQIMARLEAEGGVLPVCDKSDPEVISRMFNVSKGNFKKAIGALFKQGRIVIHDDRIERA, encoded by the coding sequence ATGGCTCTGCTTGGGCGTTACAACAGTTTGCAAATCGTGAAACACGTGGAATTCGGCCTGTACCTGGACGGCGGCGCCGACGGCGAAATCCTGCTGCCTGGGCGCTACATCCCGAAGGACGCCGAAACCGAGGTCGACGACTGGCTGAACGTGTTCATCTACCTGGACAGCGAAGACCAGCTCATCGCCACCACCGAAAAGCCCAAGGTGCAGGTGGGCGAGTTCGCCAGCCTCAAGGTCAAGGACATCAACGGTGCTGGCATTTTCCTCGACTGGGGCCTGTCCAAGGACTTGCTGATGCCGTACTCGGAAGAGGCGCGTCCGCTGAAGGTCGGCGACTACTGCGTGGTGCACGTCTACCTCGACAAGCGCACCCGGCGCATCACCGCCACTTCACGCCTGGACCGCTACCTGGACCGCACCCCGGCCGACTACCCGATTGGCCAGCCGGTGGAACTGCTGGTGGCCGGGCAGACGCCCATGGGCTTCAAGGCGATCATCAACAACCGCCACTGGGGCCTGATCCACAAGAACGAAGTGTTCAAGTTCCTGCGTTCGGGCATGCACGAGAAGGGTTACATCAAGGAAGTGCGCCACGACGGCAAGATTGCGTTGAGCCTGCAGCCGGTCGGCCAGGCGCTGGCCGAAGGCCTGCATGAGCAGATCATGGCGCGCCTGGAGGCCGAAGGCGGTGTGTTGCCGGTGTGCGACAAGAGCGACCCGGAAGTGATCAGCCGCATGTTCAATGTCAGCAAGGGCAACTTCAAGAAGGCCATTGGTGCGTTGTTCAAGCAGGGCCGGATCGTCATCCATGACGATCGCATCGAACGGGCCTGA
- a CDS encoding SRPBCC family protein — protein MSLAQPAPAQHELSISRLIDAPPAKVFRAWTEPEWLMQWWGPHGMTTPECEMQLWVGGLFRTLMRAPDGTEYPTQGVFLEIAAPRRLVFTDAFGPGWVPSDKAFMTAVITFDEEHGKTRYTARAWHWNAADSRAHEEMGFHQGWGESLDRLVEVVTQRMPD, from the coding sequence ATGAGCCTTGCCCAACCTGCGCCAGCGCAGCACGAGTTGTCTATCAGCCGCCTGATCGATGCCCCGCCCGCTAAGGTATTTCGTGCCTGGACAGAGCCCGAATGGCTGATGCAGTGGTGGGGGCCGCACGGCATGACCACCCCGGAATGCGAGATGCAGCTGTGGGTTGGTGGGCTGTTTCGGACCTTGATGCGCGCGCCGGATGGCACCGAATACCCGACCCAGGGCGTGTTCCTGGAGATTGCCGCGCCGCGCCGGCTGGTGTTCACCGATGCCTTCGGCCCGGGTTGGGTGCCCTCGGACAAAGCATTCATGACCGCGGTCATCACCTTTGACGAGGAGCACGGCAAAACCCGTTACACCGCCCGTGCCTGGCACTGGAACGCCGCTGATAGCCGCGCCCATGAGGAAATGGGCTTTCACCAAGGCTGGGGAGAAAGCCTGGACCGCCTGGTGGAGGTCGTGACCCAGCGGATGCCCGACTGA
- a CDS encoding YybH family protein, with protein MNRQAESEIRQLIDRWMQAVRDRDIPAIVAPYADDIVAFDAIKELQFKGKAVYQAHWEMCMNMCSGPMVFEQAELTVQADGDLGLAHWLNRCGPSDDESQCGFMRATVAYRKSGGQWQVIHEHWSAPFDMQTQKALFDLKP; from the coding sequence ATGAACCGCCAAGCCGAATCCGAAATCCGCCAACTCATCGACCGTTGGATGCAGGCCGTGCGCGACCGCGACATCCCGGCCATCGTCGCGCCCTATGCCGACGACATCGTCGCCTTCGATGCCATCAAGGAACTGCAATTCAAGGGCAAGGCCGTGTACCAGGCCCATTGGGAGATGTGCATGAACATGTGCTCCGGCCCGATGGTCTTCGAACAGGCCGAACTCACCGTGCAGGCCGATGGCGACCTGGGCCTGGCCCACTGGCTCAACCGTTGCGGCCCGTCGGACGACGAAAGCCAGTGCGGTTTCATGCGCGCGACCGTGGCCTATCGCAAGTCAGGCGGCCAGTGGCAGGTGATCCACGAACACTGGTCGGCACCGTTCGACATGCAGACCCAGAAAGCACTGTTCGATCTCAAACCCTGA
- a CDS encoding threonine dehydratase, translating into MFDLAALREAAAFVHLHVPATPQYRWPLLADRLGCEAWVKHENHAPTGAFKVRGGLVYVRSLLATGKPPRGLVTATRGNHGQSMALAARQAGVPLVIVVPEGNSKEKNAAMRALGAELVEYGVDFDVAREEAARLADERGYAMVPSFHPELVRGVATYALELFEAVQDLDCVYVPIGMGSGICGLIQARNLLGLKTEIVGVVSSAADAYAQSFEQGRIVTTHTAETFADGMACRVPHPDAFALVRQHAARIVRVTDGEVADAMRLYHEATHNTAEGAGAAALAALMQERERQHGKRVAVVLSGANVDRARYAQVLAGDEKS; encoded by the coding sequence ATGTTCGACCTTGCCGCCCTGCGTGAAGCCGCTGCATTCGTCCACCTGCACGTTCCCGCCACCCCGCAGTACCGCTGGCCCCTGCTGGCAGATCGGCTGGGGTGCGAGGCATGGGTCAAGCATGAAAACCATGCACCGACCGGCGCCTTCAAGGTACGTGGCGGCCTGGTGTACGTGCGTTCGCTGCTGGCCACGGGCAAGCCGCCGCGTGGGCTGGTCACCGCCACCCGTGGCAACCACGGCCAGAGCATGGCGCTGGCCGCTCGCCAGGCGGGCGTGCCGTTGGTCATCGTGGTGCCCGAAGGCAACTCGAAAGAGAAGAATGCCGCCATGCGTGCACTGGGTGCCGAGCTGGTGGAATACGGCGTGGATTTCGATGTTGCCCGCGAGGAGGCCGCGCGGCTGGCGGATGAGCGCGGTTATGCCATGGTGCCTTCGTTCCATCCGGAACTGGTGCGTGGCGTGGCCACCTATGCCCTGGAGCTGTTCGAGGCCGTGCAGGACCTGGACTGCGTCTATGTGCCGATCGGCATGGGGTCAGGTATCTGCGGGCTGATCCAGGCGCGCAACCTGCTGGGGCTGAAGACCGAGATCGTGGGAGTGGTGTCCAGCGCGGCCGATGCCTACGCGCAGAGTTTCGAGCAAGGGCGCATCGTCACTACCCATACCGCCGAGACCTTCGCCGATGGCATGGCCTGCCGGGTGCCGCATCCGGATGCGTTTGCTCTTGTTCGCCAGCATGCTGCGAGGATCGTGCGAGTTACCGATGGCGAAGTCGCCGACGCCATGCGGCTCTACCACGAGGCTACCCACAACACGGCCGAAGGGGCGGGGGCTGCCGCGCTGGCGGCGTTGATGCAAGAGCGTGAAAGGCAGCACGGCAAACGAGTGGCGGTAGTGTTGAGCGGAGCCAATGTTGATCGGGCGCGTTACGCGCAGGTGTTGGCGGGTGACGAAAAGTCGTGA
- a CDS encoding GNAT family N-acetyltransferase, with product MISLHCTQLIGAERRLLDHFYRQHGSRMRADNEGQLWVARATGIVAGLCLRPLEGGHWLTGLFVAPLQRGQGVAGQLVNAALAETLGNTWLFCHPDLVALYQRLGFEHAATLPQALASRLLRYQSSKQLVALVRAQSSLGSSPGNSTSV from the coding sequence ATGATTTCGCTGCACTGCACACAATTGATCGGCGCCGAGCGCCGCCTGCTTGACCACTTCTACCGCCAGCACGGTTCGCGCATGCGTGCGGACAATGAAGGGCAACTCTGGGTGGCACGGGCAACGGGCATCGTGGCCGGTCTGTGCCTCAGGCCGCTCGAGGGTGGCCACTGGCTCACGGGCCTGTTCGTCGCGCCTCTGCAGCGCGGCCAGGGCGTGGCTGGGCAACTGGTCAATGCCGCGCTGGCAGAGACCCTCGGCAATACGTGGTTGTTCTGCCATCCCGACCTGGTGGCGCTGTATCAGCGCCTTGGCTTCGAACACGCGGCCACGCTGCCGCAAGCCCTGGCGAGCCGCCTGCTGCGCTACCAAAGCAGCAAGCAGCTGGTCGCCCTGGTGCGTGCTCAGTCGTCGCTGGGGTCCAGCCCGGGGAACAGCACTTCGGTGTAA
- a CDS encoding YihY/virulence factor BrkB family protein — protein sequence MIFPDLRGLPLHRVLVRTVQEFLDDEMSTYASALAYQMLFSLFPFLLFLIALIGFLHLPDFFSWLRLQSELVLPPQALEQVNPVIDQLQQSKGGLLSVGIVIALWTASAGVRLMMSAMNAAYDVPEGRPVWKRIPLSIFYTIGIAGMLLSTAALMVLGPQVMEWIAAQVGMQEVVVTVWTILRWPAIIILMMVAVALIYYVMPDVKQKFRFITPGSVLAVVVWIIASLAFAYYVKTFADYNAMYGSIGAIIVLLLYFYISAAVLLLGAEMNAVIEHMSAEGKNPGEKDFEGTQPKETITVLGHEHPAEPQPSEPNPR from the coding sequence ATGATATTTCCCGACCTGCGCGGCCTGCCCTTGCACCGCGTGCTGGTACGCACCGTTCAGGAATTTCTCGACGACGAGATGTCGACTTACGCGTCAGCCCTGGCCTACCAGATGCTGTTTTCGCTGTTCCCGTTCCTGCTGTTCCTGATTGCCTTGATCGGTTTCCTGCACCTGCCCGACTTCTTCTCCTGGCTGCGCCTGCAGTCGGAGCTGGTGTTGCCGCCCCAGGCCCTTGAACAGGTCAACCCCGTGATCGACCAGTTGCAGCAGTCCAAGGGGGGCTTGCTGTCGGTAGGTATCGTGATCGCCCTGTGGACCGCCTCGGCCGGTGTGCGCCTGATGATGAGCGCCATGAACGCTGCCTACGACGTGCCCGAGGGCCGCCCGGTATGGAAGCGCATTCCGCTGTCGATCTTCTACACCATCGGCATCGCCGGCATGCTGCTCTCGACGGCGGCGTTGATGGTGCTGGGCCCCCAGGTCATGGAGTGGATCGCTGCCCAGGTCGGCATGCAGGAGGTGGTGGTCACGGTGTGGACCATTCTGCGTTGGCCGGCGATCATCATCCTGATGATGGTGGCAGTCGCGCTGATCTATTACGTGATGCCGGATGTGAAGCAGAAATTCCGCTTCATCACACCCGGCTCCGTGCTGGCGGTGGTGGTCTGGATCATCGCCTCCCTGGCTTTTGCCTACTATGTGAAGACCTTCGCCGACTACAACGCCATGTACGGCAGCATCGGTGCAATCATCGTGCTTTTGCTGTATTTCTACATCTCCGCGGCCGTGTTGCTACTGGGCGCAGAAATGAACGCCGTGATCGAGCACATGTCGGCCGAGGGCAAGAACCCCGGCGAGAAGGATTTCGAGGGCACCCAGCCCAAGGAGACCATCACCGTACTCGGCCATGAGCATCCCGCCGAGCCCCAACCGTCCGAGCCGAACCCGCGATGA
- a CDS encoding CsbD family protein, protein MSGTKDKAKGLANEAVGNIKQGVGKVTDNDKLRAEGKAQELKGEAQQIKGNVKDAVKKP, encoded by the coding sequence ATGAGCGGCACTAAAGACAAAGCGAAAGGCTTGGCCAATGAAGCTGTAGGCAACATCAAGCAAGGTGTCGGGAAGGTGACCGACAACGACAAGCTGCGCGCTGAGGGCAAGGCCCAGGAACTCAAGGGCGAAGCGCAGCAGATCAAGGGCAACGTCAAGGATGCGGTGAAGAAGCCTTGA
- a CDS encoding DUF2790 domain-containing protein, with translation MKPLLILALVGMSSLALADEAKPVSTEPVAQQYDYSMNLDIKRVINLSTIPNVCEVVPATMTYEDHQGQVHTIQYRAMGEGCQQG, from the coding sequence ATGAAACCATTACTGATTCTTGCACTGGTCGGTATGTCCTCGCTCGCCCTGGCGGATGAGGCCAAGCCTGTCTCCACCGAGCCTGTGGCCCAGCAGTACGACTATTCCATGAACCTGGACATCAAACGGGTGATCAACCTGTCGACCATCCCCAATGTCTGCGAAGTGGTGCCTGCGACCATGACCTATGAAGATCATCAAGGCCAAGTGCACACCATTCAGTACCGGGCGATGGGCGAAGGTTGCCAGCAAGGCTGA
- a CDS encoding LysE family translocator encodes MPFSNGFLLSLSLCLDIGIANIAMITLAMQRGFLQGFWLGLGTCVGDLVYAIAALAGMTVLLQFEGVRWALWLGGSALLVWFALKMLLAAWRGGHMEARSEVVVESGWREFLRGIFLAMSSPSAILWFAAVGGVLISRSGGGSLLDAGLFLGGFFAAGLVWCMSLCGIASHGGRLLGDRLLTWSYLLSAAIFCYFAVYVIVSGYREFILASPIA; translated from the coding sequence ATGCCTTTCTCCAACGGTTTCCTCCTCAGCCTGTCGTTGTGCCTCGATATCGGTATAGCCAATATCGCCATGATCACCCTGGCCATGCAGCGTGGCTTTCTGCAAGGTTTCTGGCTAGGCCTGGGCACCTGTGTCGGTGACCTGGTGTATGCCATTGCGGCACTGGCCGGCATGACCGTGCTGTTGCAGTTCGAGGGCGTGCGCTGGGCCCTGTGGCTGGGTGGTTCGGCGTTGCTGGTGTGGTTCGCGCTGAAAATGCTGCTGGCCGCCTGGCGTGGCGGGCACATGGAGGCGCGAAGTGAGGTAGTGGTGGAGTCGGGGTGGCGCGAGTTTCTGCGCGGCATCTTCCTGGCCATGTCCTCGCCCAGTGCGATTCTGTGGTTCGCAGCGGTCGGCGGCGTGCTGATTTCCCGCTCCGGTGGCGGTAGCTTGCTGGATGCAGGGTTGTTTCTTGGCGGCTTCTTCGCTGCCGGGTTGGTCTGGTGCATGAGCCTGTGCGGCATTGCCAGCCATGGTGGGCGCTTGCTGGGTGATCGGCTGCTGACCTGGTCGTACCTGCTGTCGGCGGCGATTTTCTGCTACTTCGCGGTGTACGTCATTGTTTCGGGGTACCGGGAATTCATTCTGGCGAGCCCGATTGCCTAG